A window of the Fulvia fulva chromosome 11, complete sequence genome harbors these coding sequences:
- a CDS encoding Atrochrysone carboxyl ACP thioesterase, translating into MFSRIGLTQRSSISRPPLTSNAARSRSCIGAQHLRTPAISGFGVRFYAVKMDQLPKLPEVERLSPRVIRILGHNPSKFTLQGTNTYLIGTGPKRLLLDTGEGKDAWLASLKSTLQDEKASISDVILTHWHPDHVGGVAQVLGLGSDADVKVWKNQLHPMRKGEWTNYDDGHVFDTEGARMRAFHSPGHTLDHMAFILEEEGAMFTGDNVLGHGTAVFEDLAVYIDSLERMKEEFAGRAYSAHGAVIEDGKAKIMEYIAHRKQREVEVLEVLRGTPPGGEEGWMSGEVVEVVYKNYPEHLWAPAEGGVKQVLRKLEGERKVKQVDGGRWTLGEKAAL; encoded by the coding sequence ATGTTCTCTCGCATTGGCCTTACTCAGCGAAGCTCCATATCACGACCCCCATTGACCTCAAACGCTGCCAGATCTCGATCTTGCATCGGGGCCCAGCACCTTAGGACCCCAGCGATCAGTGGATTTGGAGTCAGATTTTACGCGGTGAAGATGGACCAACTGCCGAAATTGCCGGAGGTGGAACGGTTGAGTCCAAGAGTTATCAGGATCCTAGGCCATAATCCGAGCAAGTTTACGCTCCAGGGCACGAATACATACCTCATCGGCACCGGCCCGAAGCGATTGCTGCTGGATACTGGCGAGGGGAAAGACGCCTGGCTCGCCTCCCTCAAAAGTACACTGCAAGACGAGAAGGCATCCATCAGTGATGTGATCTTGACGCATTGGCATCCCGACCATGTCGGTGGGGTGGCGCAGGTTCTGGGCCTGGGTTCTGATGCAGATGTGAAGGTATGGAAGAACCAACTCCATCCCATGCGGAAGGGGGAGTGGACGAATTATGATGACGGCCACGTTTTTGACACTGAGGGCGCGAGGATGAGGGCGTTCCATTCACCGGGCCATACGCTGGATCATATGGCGTTTATCCTCGAGGAGGAAGGGGCGATGTTTACGGGTGACAATGTCCTGGGACATGGGACTGCTGTTTTTGAGGATTTGGCCGTGTACATCGACAGCTTGGAGCGGATGAAGGAGGAATTTGCGGGGAGGGCGTATTCCGCCCACGGCGCTGTCATTGAAGATGGGAAGGCGAAGATTATGGAGTATATTGCGCATCGGAAGCAGCGGGAGGTGGAGGTGTTGGAGGTTTTGAGGGGAACGCCGCCGGGGGGAGAGGAGGGGTGGATGAGTGGGGAGGTTGTGGAGGTGGTTTATAAGAACTACCCAGAGCATTTGTGGGCGCCGGCGGAGGGGGGGGTTAAGCAGGTTTTGAGGAAGTTGGAGGGGGAGAGGAAGGTGAAGCAGGTTGATGGTGGGAGGTGGACGTTGGGGGAGAAGGCGGCGTTGTGA